In the genome of Paenibacillus sp. GP183, the window AATAAGCGTAAGGGCTTGACACAGGAAGTTTTGGGCATACCCGTAATTGCCATAGGCGTTCCGACTGTGGTGTATGCCTCGACGATCGTCAACAACAGCATAGATTTGATGCACAAGCATTTCAAGCAGCAGACGAGCAATACCGGACAAATTCTCGGGCTTTTGGACAGCATGGGAGAAGAAGAACGGCTGATGCTGGTTCGAGAGGTACTGAGCCCGGTCGGTTATGATCTACTGGTCACTCCCAAAGAGATTGACGAATTCATTGAAGACATTGCCAATATTATTGCAAGCGGCTTGAATGCAGCACTGCACGAAGCAGTTGATTTGAATAATGTGGCAGCTTACACACATTAGAAACGAATGCTCCTTCCATCCTGGCCTTCCATAGGAAGGCTTTTTTGCACGTCCATCGACAGCATCATCTATTGATAAAATTAGAATAAGGATTTGATAGAGAAGACATTTGTGGCCAACAAATTATCAAATTCGCCGTAAAACCCCTTGCTTTAGCCATGGGGATATAAGGCACTTTGCTCTGCATCCCTTTAGGGATGACATGTTAGATAAACTATATTAAATTAACTTTTTGTGGTACAATTTACTGTAGGTGATGACATTGAGTAGAAAAGTAGAAAGTAATCATAATATCGTTTTTGATTGTAAATATCATGTTGTTTTTTGTCCTAAGTATCGAAAAAAGGTACTCAAAGAACCAATTGATACAAGGCTAAAAAGTTTGTTTTTAGAGAAGTCTAAAGCGTTAAACACAGAAATCGTTGAAATGGAAATCATGCCCGATCATGTTCATTTGCTCATCAAATGCGATCCACAGTTTGGAATCCACAAAGTAGTGAAACATTTGAAAGGGTACACGTCAAGAGTGCTAAGACTAGAGTTTAGCCATCTAAAAAGTAGACTCCCTTCCCTATGGACAAACTCGTATTTTGTTGCAACCGTAGGTACAGTTCAACTGGATGTAATCAAAAAATATATTGAAAGCCAAAAAGAACGAGGTGAATAGTATTGCTTGTTGCCTACAAATACCGAATATACCCAACAAAAGAGCAAAAACAGAAGATACAATTTACTCTTGAACGCTGCCGTTTGTTGTATAACCGGTTACTAGAAGAACGTATTCTTGCCTACAAACAAGAAGGGAAAACACCGAACTACTACGATCAAGCAAACACGTTCAGCGAGCGTAAACAACACATTCCGGCATTAAAGCAAGTGCATTCGCAAGTGTTACAGGATGTTGCGAAACGATTGGATAAGGCGTATCAAGCATTTTTTAGACGAGTGAAGCAAGCCGAGACTCCAGGGTTCCCACGTTTCAAACCACAATCGAGGTACGATTCGTTTACCTATCCGCAAGGCGGGTACACAATCCATGGCAATAAAATAAAGCTATCCAAGATCGGTGAAGTGAAAATAAAACTACATCGAGAACTGCAAGGCAAGATGAAAACCTGTTCCATCATTATCAAAAACGGAAAATACTATGCTTGTTTTTCGTGTGAAGTTGAAGCCAAACCTTTGCCTATAACAAACATGAAGG includes:
- the tnpA gene encoding IS200/IS605 family transposase is translated as MTLSRKVESNHNIVFDCKYHVVFCPKYRKKVLKEPIDTRLKSLFLEKSKALNTEIVEMEIMPDHVHLLIKCDPQFGIHKVVKHLKGYTSRVLRLEFSHLKSRLPSLWTNSYFVATVGTVQLDVIKKYIESQKERGE